A genome region from Bacillaceae bacterium IKA-2 includes the following:
- a CDS encoding helix-turn-helix domain-containing protein, whose amino-acid sequence MNKLKADLFEKFPQVYMSQINEYGLSTYLSGVKETLGLDIIVTTDKLEPLFLIGKEKIITFEEDIQRIRNKRELLKKVRTSIEIVSFSIEKETRYIKKLLYEKQVMGYIFIKKETGKLTVKEIKFINDFSDLLTPWVVSERMMRNTDQTCQKSFIFDLLHNHFDSSMEMNEQAKRWGWDFSQAYQLMVIDVGEELRQTTSIEQKVRSVFYLERLDVIITELNHQFVILYLEPKRDNLTKKSSKELAEKIADKITLDEEDHKIRIGIGHLYPSSLDLCRAFQEAKMALKLSKDLDKKVEIMHFKDLGIIKLLANIRQELLTDFYKEQLQELEEYDYRSDEQLIESLRMFLLHNGNVKSCSSELFIHPNTLRNRIKKIEVVLGISLENYNHLNNLITAFKIRDSR is encoded by the coding sequence TTGAATAAACTCAAGGCAGACCTTTTTGAAAAGTTTCCTCAGGTGTATATGTCTCAAATTAATGAGTATGGCCTTTCTACCTACCTTTCGGGAGTAAAGGAGACTCTCGGTCTTGATATCATCGTCACAACAGATAAGCTAGAACCGCTGTTTCTAATAGGGAAAGAAAAGATTATAACCTTTGAGGAGGATATTCAGCGAATCAGGAACAAAAGAGAACTCTTAAAAAAGGTGCGTACCTCAATCGAAATTGTTTCTTTTTCCATTGAAAAAGAAACAAGGTATATAAAAAAGTTACTATATGAAAAGCAAGTCATGGGCTATATATTTATAAAGAAAGAGACAGGAAAACTAACAGTAAAAGAAATCAAGTTTATAAACGATTTTTCCGATCTTTTGACCCCATGGGTTGTTAGTGAACGTATGATGAGAAATACCGATCAAACATGCCAAAAGAGTTTTATTTTTGATTTGCTACACAACCACTTCGATTCATCTATGGAGATGAACGAACAAGCAAAACGATGGGGTTGGGACTTTTCTCAAGCTTATCAGCTCATGGTAATTGATGTTGGTGAGGAGCTTAGACAAACGACCTCAATTGAACAAAAGGTTCGCAGTGTTTTTTATTTAGAGCGGTTGGATGTTATTATAACAGAGTTGAATCACCAGTTTGTGATTCTTTATTTAGAACCTAAAAGAGATAACCTTACGAAAAAGAGTTCAAAAGAGCTTGCTGAAAAAATTGCTGATAAGATTACTTTGGATGAGGAAGACCATAAAATAAGGATAGGTATTGGTCATCTTTATCCTTCATCTCTGGATTTATGCCGTGCTTTCCAAGAAGCAAAAATGGCTCTTAAGTTGTCAAAAGATCTAGACAAAAAAGTCGAGATAATGCATTTTAAAGATTTGGGAATTATTAAGCTACTAGCGAATATAAGGCAAGAGTTATTGACGGATTTTTATAAAGAACAGCTTCAGGAATTAGAGGAATATGATTATCGATCGGATGAACAATTAATCGAAAGTCTTCGGATGTTTTTGTTGCACAATGGAAATGTTAAATCTTGCTCGTCAGAACTGTTTATCCACCCAAATACTCTGAGAAATCGTATTAAAAAAATCGAGGTAGTTCTTGGGATTAGTCTTGAGAATTACAACCATCTAAATAATTTGATCACGGCCTTTAAAATCCGGGACAGTAGGTAG
- a CDS encoding DMT family transporter: MKVIQKNEAYMMIDNQKSRLVGIVLVLSAAILWGITGTVAQYLFQFHQFTKDWLVVARLLFAGLLLLLFSIAKRDPNVWTIWKESSLSLIYFGLLGLLAVQYTFFSAIEASNAATATLLQYLAPVIIVFYVTLRLKSLPTRQQVIAIFFALVGTLLLVTNGNLQELSISGWALFWGITSAFALAFYTLQPLNLLKKYGSVIVVGWGMIIGGIGMSFIHPPWKIEGIISPISILAVAFIVIFGTLIAFILYLESLKYLKATETSLLACAEPLSAASLAVIWLKVPFGIYEWAGAFCIIATVVILSRIKESKELPLTVKVKKQA; encoded by the coding sequence ATGAAAGTAATTCAGAAAAATGAGGCTTATATGATGATAGATAATCAGAAATCAAGATTAGTAGGGATCGTTCTGGTTCTTTCAGCTGCGATTTTATGGGGTATTACTGGTACTGTTGCCCAATATTTATTTCAATTTCATCAGTTTACGAAAGATTGGCTTGTCGTTGCCCGACTACTATTTGCAGGTCTCTTATTACTGTTATTTTCAATAGCCAAACGGGACCCTAATGTATGGACTATTTGGAAAGAAAGTAGTTTAAGTTTAATTTACTTTGGACTTTTGGGACTATTGGCAGTTCAGTACACTTTCTTTTCGGCTATCGAGGCATCAAATGCTGCTACAGCAACGTTACTTCAATATTTAGCTCCTGTGATAATTGTTTTTTATGTAACACTGAGATTAAAAAGTTTGCCAACCCGTCAGCAAGTGATCGCCATTTTTTTCGCTTTAGTCGGTACATTATTATTAGTGACAAACGGAAATTTACAAGAACTATCAATATCAGGATGGGCACTATTTTGGGGAATTACTTCGGCTTTTGCGTTGGCTTTCTACACGCTTCAGCCTTTAAACCTCTTAAAAAAATATGGGTCAGTTATTGTTGTTGGCTGGGGAATGATTATTGGTGGTATTGGCATGAGTTTTATTCATCCACCTTGGAAAATAGAAGGAATAATTTCTCCTATTTCGATATTAGCGGTTGCTTTTATCGTTATTTTTGGGACGCTAATTGCTTTTATTTTATATCTAGAAAGTTTGAAATATTTAAAAGCAACGGAAACAAGTTTACTTGCTTGTGCTGAACCGTTGTCAGCGGCGAGCTTGGCAGTCATCTGGTTAAAAGTGCCTTTTGGAATTTATGAGTGGGCGGGTGCGTTTTGTATTATTGCTACTGTTGTGATCTTATCACGAATAAAAGAATCAAAAGAACTGCCTTTAACGGTCAAAGTCAAAAAACAAGCATAA
- a CDS encoding trimeric intracellular cation channel family protein has protein sequence MSWEILTMIGTIAFALSGVIVAMEEDYDLMGVYILGLVTAFGGGAIRNLLIGIPVSALWEQGDLFTMALVVMTIAFFFPKLWVSKWLKWGLIFDAMGLAAFAIQGALYATDMGHPLSAVIVAAMLTGTGGGMIRDVLAGRKPLFLRHEIYIVWAMLAGLIIGLGLVTGSTGIAVLFIGIVVFRMLSVYLNWRLPHRMLK, from the coding sequence ATGAGTTGGGAAATTTTAACTATGATTGGGACAATTGCTTTTGCATTAAGTGGAGTAATTGTAGCTATGGAAGAAGATTATGACTTAATGGGCGTTTATATTTTAGGATTAGTTACTGCTTTTGGTGGTGGTGCAATCCGTAATTTATTAATCGGTATTCCTGTTTCAGCTCTTTGGGAACAAGGTGACCTTTTTACAATGGCACTCGTTGTGATGACGATCGCTTTTTTCTTTCCTAAACTCTGGGTATCAAAATGGTTAAAATGGGGCTTAATTTTTGATGCGATGGGGTTAGCGGCGTTTGCGATCCAAGGCGCGTTGTATGCCACAGATATGGGGCACCCGCTTAGTGCTGTGATTGTTGCTGCAATGTTGACCGGTACAGGAGGTGGAATGATCCGTGATGTTTTGGCAGGACGTAAACCATTGTTTTTAAGACATGAAATTTACATCGTTTGGGCGATGTTAGCAGGGCTTATCATTGGTCTAGGACTTGTAACAGGGTCAACAGGAATAGCAGTTTTATTCATCGGGATTGTTGTCTTCCGAATGTTATCAGTTTATTTAAACTGGCGGTTACCACATCGAATGCTTAAATGA
- a CDS encoding globin-coupled sensor protein, giving the protein MFSRRKKQSDSVFNDNLDHVAVTISNNLSPDIKLQLEMINLTKKDLAILKLIQPHIQENVELMTTGFYEHVMKVPHLANIIKSNSTIERIRDTLRTHIMEIFGGILNEDFVSKRDAIAHTHVRIGLESKWYMAAFNVIFEISQKIIIENIENPEDRMMAINAVNKILNFEQQLVLTAYEAREKQLREEIDHNSKMELAGNVGDSAERLAATAEQTHASTNEMANQSKLIRDASFTGKNLSDEVQVKSQDGSEKMTDLSKQIQEIKESVEGIVNNAKTLDNNAKEIQGIVKIILDIADQTNLLALNAAIEAARAGEAGKGFSVVAEEVRKLADQTKSSSTKVSEISGRTNEQIRTIETSIQSINNIVTGSVKTTEVVNGILNEILSQAKESNSQNNLIELEISGLVTMLSDISQASEDVATTATMLSGTISEYTGIK; this is encoded by the coding sequence ATGTTTAGTAGGCGCAAAAAACAGAGCGACTCAGTGTTCAATGATAATCTTGATCACGTTGCTGTTACAATAAGCAACAATCTATCTCCTGACATTAAATTACAGTTAGAGATGATTAATTTAACGAAAAAGGATTTAGCAATATTAAAGTTAATTCAGCCACACATTCAGGAAAATGTCGAACTAATGACGACGGGCTTTTATGAACACGTCATGAAGGTTCCGCATTTAGCGAACATCATTAAAAGTAACAGTACTATCGAGCGCATACGCGACACATTACGAACCCATATTATGGAAATTTTTGGCGGAATATTAAATGAAGATTTTGTTTCAAAGCGGGACGCAATCGCTCATACCCATGTTAGAATTGGCTTAGAATCAAAATGGTATATGGCAGCTTTTAATGTGATTTTTGAAATTTCACAAAAAATCATTATTGAAAATATTGAAAACCCAGAAGATCGGATGATGGCGATCAATGCTGTTAACAAAATTTTAAATTTTGAGCAACAATTAGTACTTACAGCTTATGAAGCACGTGAAAAACAGCTTCGGGAAGAAATAGACCACAATTCGAAAATGGAACTTGCTGGTAATGTCGGAGATAGTGCCGAACGATTAGCTGCAACAGCTGAACAAACACATGCGAGCACTAACGAGATGGCCAATCAATCAAAATTAATTCGTGACGCATCGTTTACTGGGAAAAATTTGTCTGATGAAGTACAAGTAAAATCCCAGGATGGTTCTGAAAAGATGACCGATTTAAGTAAACAGATTCAAGAAATTAAGGAGAGTGTTGAAGGGATTGTTAACAATGCCAAAACACTAGATAATAATGCCAAAGAAATTCAAGGCATTGTAAAAATTATTTTGGACATCGCTGATCAAACGAACCTACTAGCCTTAAATGCAGCGATTGAAGCTGCAAGAGCTGGTGAGGCTGGAAAAGGCTTCTCTGTTGTTGCTGAAGAAGTACGCAAATTAGCAGATCAAACAAAAAGCTCGTCAACAAAGGTTTCAGAAATTAGCGGCCGGACAAATGAGCAAATTCGCACGATTGAAACTTCCATCCAAAGTATTAACAATATTGTCACAGGCAGTGTGAAAACAACAGAAGTGGTAAATGGAATATTAAATGAAATCTTATCTCAAGCAAAAGAGAGTAACTCACAAAATAATTTAATTGAGCTTGAAATCTCAGGTTTAGTAACGATGCTATCTGATATTTCCCAAGCAAGCGAAGACGTAGCAACGACTGCAACGATGTTGTCTGGAACAATCTCTGAATATACGGGAATTAAATAA
- a CDS encoding LysE family transporter → MSIILGYIFLGISLAAPIGPVNAAVLDKGIKNGFLHAWIVGIGATVADVIYMLLVFVGVSRFIEMPFMQTFLWLFGFFVLVYTGYESLLGAREVSTNSYEMRTKASYFNSFLSGFFISLFNPITILFWLGIFGSILAKTVTSNELSQVILYSVAIFIGITLWDLTMALLASNLRKYLTNQLLVVISVLSGLSLIGFGVYFGIQAAVVIFS, encoded by the coding sequence ATGAGTATAATTTTAGGATACATTTTTTTAGGGATATCGTTGGCAGCACCGATAGGCCCTGTTAATGCAGCAGTGTTAGATAAAGGAATTAAAAATGGATTTTTACATGCATGGATAGTCGGGATTGGTGCTACTGTTGCCGATGTTATCTATATGCTGCTTGTGTTTGTCGGAGTCAGTAGATTTATTGAAATGCCGTTTATGCAAACATTTCTGTGGTTATTCGGTTTTTTTGTGCTCGTTTATACAGGCTATGAAAGTTTGCTGGGCGCTAGAGAAGTTTCAACAAACAGTTATGAAATGAGAACAAAAGCATCTTACTTTAACTCTTTTTTATCAGGATTTTTTATTTCATTATTTAATCCAATAACTATTTTATTTTGGCTCGGAATTTTCGGTTCGATTTTAGCAAAAACAGTCACAAGCAATGAACTTAGCCAAGTCATTTTATATAGTGTGGCAATTTTTATTGGGATCACTTTATGGGACCTTACGATGGCGCTACTGGCAAGTAATTTACGGAAATATTTAACCAATCAACTTCTTGTTGTAATTTCAGTGTTATCCGGACTATCATTAATTGGTTTTGGGGTTTATTTTGGTATCCAAGCAGCAGTTGTTATATTTTCGTGA
- a CDS encoding amino acid permease, with the protein MKANPAEKNEKPLQWWQLSLLGVACTIGTGFFLGSSIAITLAGPSVLFAYAIAGIGTYFVYEALAKMTIADPQKGSFRSYAKKAYGRWAGFSSGWVYFFSELLIMGSQMTALSIFSKFWFPGIPLWIFASGYAILGLLVIIAGPKGFDRVENLLAVLKLAAILMFIILAILALFGLFGGADEAGFPRTYDGIFPNGIRGLLPALIFGFYGFGGIEIVGLLAIRLTNMEDATKAGKVMLFSLSAFYITSIGFALLMVSLTKFTTDKSPFVTALNNYQIPYVTDIFNGVFIIAGFSTMVASLFAMIRILVTLAEDQDAPAILAKRVRNNLIALPAIGFTTVGIIIAIILSVLMPDRIYEYITTAAGLMLLYNWLFILGSYGRIHKLTTKDNVKRFIGFVLVLLAVFGTLFHQISRPGFFVSIAFISVIAIITLIMGHFWKKPKKPTTPTVFTKI; encoded by the coding sequence ATGAAAGCAAATCCTGCTGAAAAAAATGAAAAGCCACTACAATGGTGGCAGCTATCCTTATTAGGTGTTGCTTGTACGATCGGGACAGGTTTTTTTCTTGGATCAAGTATTGCGATCACACTCGCTGGTCCATCAGTGTTATTTGCCTACGCTATAGCCGGCATAGGTACATATTTTGTTTATGAAGCATTAGCGAAAATGACAATTGCCGATCCACAAAAAGGCTCATTTCGCTCTTATGCAAAAAAAGCCTATGGTCGTTGGGCAGGCTTTAGTAGTGGTTGGGTATACTTTTTTTCTGAATTGTTAATTATGGGTAGTCAAATGACAGCTTTGTCAATTTTTTCGAAGTTTTGGTTTCCTGGCATTCCTTTATGGATATTTGCTAGTGGTTACGCTATTCTTGGTCTTCTCGTCATTATTGCCGGTCCTAAAGGCTTTGATCGAGTCGAAAATTTATTAGCTGTATTAAAGCTAGCAGCGATTTTAATGTTTATTATTTTGGCAATCTTGGCTCTCTTCGGTCTTTTTGGTGGCGCCGACGAAGCCGGTTTCCCTCGTACATACGACGGTATTTTCCCAAATGGGATTCGCGGTTTATTACCTGCTTTAATTTTCGGTTTTTATGGATTTGGAGGAATAGAAATTGTTGGACTTTTGGCGATAAGGCTAACCAATATGGAAGACGCTACAAAAGCAGGAAAAGTGATGCTCTTTTCGCTGTCAGCCTTTTATATTACCTCAATTGGTTTTGCGTTATTGATGGTTTCCCTCACGAAATTCACGACTGATAAAAGTCCTTTTGTGACAGCTTTAAATAATTATCAAATTCCTTATGTAACTGATATTTTTAATGGTGTTTTTATTATTGCTGGTTTTTCAACAATGGTCGCCTCGCTGTTTGCCATGATCCGAATTTTAGTTACGTTAGCAGAAGATCAAGATGCGCCAGCAATCCTAGCAAAAAGAGTGAGAAATAATCTCATTGCCTTGCCTGCTATAGGCTTTACGACCGTTGGAATTATCATCGCAATTATTTTATCTGTGCTTATGCCTGATCGAATATATGAATACATTACGACCGCTGCTGGACTAATGCTCTTATATAATTGGCTTTTCATTCTTGGCTCATATGGACGTATTCATAAGCTAACAACGAAAGATAACGTCAAACGATTTATTGGCTTTGTGCTTGTCTTGCTAGCTGTATTTGGAACGCTTTTTCATCAGATTAGTCGACCAGGTTTTTTTGTCAGTATCGCTTTTATATCTGTCATCGCAATTATTACCCTTATCATGGGTCATTTTTGGAAAAAACCTAAGAAACCAACCACTCCAACTGTTTTCACGAAAATATAA
- a CDS encoding serine hydrolase domain-containing protein yields MNLTNWSDFELSTKKIMKQNNIPGCAVAVSLGGEIIFQKGFGYRDLLTKQPVTPETIFGIASVTKSFTALAILLLEEKGLLSVDDSVIEYLPEFKLCGVEDISQIKISHLLSHTTGLAPMFRREELNKFKEHLIYLSEKEYEMLGKPGEYFSYCNDTYLLLGAIIEKLTSKIYRRHMLEVVLNPLNMYHTTMNVEELEKYENVTLPYKFNQYTNQFEEKPWPKLGNYEVGGGIRSTVLDLLSYGELYVNEGKELISYQTLQKMWTNLVSIKERTCYGYGFKVTDHYSNVTLVEHGGEQPGVSAHFGFIPEKRIVVAVLCNVSEAPAEKIWLNAVDTALGIATEAFPRSEPETKLSTEEISKLIGTYDCSEGVKAKIFLDKNRLMMEVEDEVFSLRALSCDRLLIEDTEQTLQFHMKNNEKAWALLFGLRMLTRIKSWVPRYS; encoded by the coding sequence ATGAACCTAACTAATTGGAGCGATTTTGAACTATCTACCAAAAAAATTATGAAACAAAACAATATTCCTGGTTGTGCAGTGGCAGTTTCTTTAGGCGGGGAAATCATTTTTCAAAAAGGTTTCGGATACCGAGATTTATTGACGAAACAACCCGTAACTCCAGAGACAATTTTTGGAATTGCCTCTGTTACCAAATCTTTTACCGCACTAGCAATTTTGCTGCTCGAGGAAAAAGGTTTACTTTCAGTTGATGACTCGGTTATAGAGTATCTTCCTGAATTTAAATTATGTGGAGTAGAAGATATCAGTCAAATCAAAATATCTCATCTGTTATCTCATACAACGGGACTTGCACCAATGTTTCGAAGAGAGGAACTAAATAAATTTAAGGAGCATCTAATCTATCTTTCTGAAAAAGAATACGAGATGCTTGGTAAACCAGGTGAATATTTTAGTTACTGTAACGATACTTATCTACTATTAGGAGCAATTATTGAAAAGCTCACCTCAAAAATTTATCGAAGGCACATGTTAGAAGTTGTTTTAAACCCTTTAAACATGTATCACACAACAATGAATGTTGAGGAATTAGAAAAATACGAAAATGTCACGCTACCTTATAAATTCAATCAGTACACAAATCAATTTGAGGAAAAACCTTGGCCAAAGCTAGGAAATTATGAAGTTGGTGGTGGAATAAGATCGACAGTTTTAGATTTACTTAGTTATGGGGAATTATATGTAAATGAAGGAAAAGAATTAATTAGTTATCAGACACTCCAAAAAATGTGGACAAATCTTGTCAGTATAAAGGAGCGTACCTGCTATGGCTATGGGTTCAAAGTTACTGATCATTATTCAAACGTTACACTAGTTGAACATGGTGGTGAACAGCCAGGTGTTTCAGCCCATTTTGGTTTTATTCCTGAAAAAAGGATAGTTGTTGCTGTTCTCTGTAATGTTTCTGAGGCCCCGGCTGAGAAAATTTGGTTAAATGCAGTAGATACTGCTTTAGGAATCGCAACGGAAGCTTTCCCGAGAAGTGAGCCAGAAACGAAACTTAGTACCGAAGAAATTTCTAAATTAATTGGCACATACGACTGCTCAGAGGGAGTTAAAGCAAAAATCTTCTTAGATAAAAATAGATTGATGATGGAAGTAGAAGATGAAGTGTTCTCACTAAGAGCATTAAGTTGCGATCGTTTACTTATTGAAGATACAGAGCAAACACTTCAATTTCATATGAAAAATAATGAAAAAGCTTGGGCTCTTTTATTTGGATTACGAATGCTAACTCGCATAAAAAGTTGGGTCCCGCGTTATAGCTAA
- a CDS encoding YjcZ family sporulation protein — protein sequence MYGHGYGASANASASAFGYGGCGYPVAPVAPVAHHGAGRGFALIVVLFILLVIIGASWAKPVC from the coding sequence ATGTACGGACATGGATATGGTGCCAGCGCTAATGCTAGTGCTTCGGCTTTTGGATACGGTGGTTGTGGTTATCCCGTAGCTCCAGTAGCTCCAGTAGCTCATCATGGTGCTGGCCGCGGCTTTGCGTTAATCGTGGTTTTATTCATCTTGTTAGTAATTATCGGGGCCTCATGGGCAAAACCAGTATGCTAA
- a CDS encoding pseudouridine synthase, whose amino-acid sequence MRINKYISLTSFCSRKRTEQLINSGRITINTSVCQQDSQVKPGDIILIDGQPIADKKENVYIICNKPTGITCTANPNIEGNIIDFINYPERIFAVGRLDKASEGLLLLTNDGNIVNDILRSENNHEKEYIVTVDKYITESFIEAMGAGVEILNTITKPCQVSRINDYQLRMIITEGLNRQIRRMCKVFGFQVERLQRVRIMNIELQELSLGDWRHLGENELRELITLLD is encoded by the coding sequence ATGAGAATTAATAAATATATTAGCTTAACATCTTTTTGTTCGAGAAAAAGAACGGAACAGCTAATTAATTCAGGTAGAATTACAATTAACACCTCAGTATGCCAACAAGATAGTCAAGTTAAACCAGGTGATATCATTTTAATTGATGGGCAACCAATTGCAGATAAGAAAGAAAATGTCTATATAATTTGTAATAAGCCAACAGGAATTACTTGTACTGCGAATCCAAACATAGAGGGTAATATTATTGATTTTATTAATTATCCTGAGCGAATTTTTGCAGTTGGTAGATTAGACAAGGCCTCAGAAGGATTACTGCTGCTAACGAATGATGGTAATATTGTTAATGATATTTTGCGTTCGGAAAACAATCATGAAAAAGAATATATCGTGACAGTTGATAAATATATTACCGAATCATTTATTGAAGCGATGGGAGCAGGTGTTGAAATTCTTAATACGATCACAAAACCCTGTCAAGTGTCTCGAATTAATGATTACCAATTGAGAATGATCATTACAGAGGGACTTAATCGCCAAATAAGGAGAATGTGTAAAGTTTTTGGTTTCCAAGTCGAGCGTCTACAACGAGTAAGGATTATGAATATTGAGCTTCAAGAACTTTCGCTAGGCGACTGGCGGCACCTTGGTGAAAATGAACTAAGGGAACTTATCACGTTATTAGATTAA
- a CDS encoding NRDE family protein, producing the protein MCLILFAYHQHPKFKLIVGANRDEFYDRPTTHAHFWEDHPQILAGRDLLKMGTWMGITKTGRFAALTNYRDPGELTAGKQSRGNLVADFLKGETVAENYLAEVAKKRDLFAGFNLLTGSKDELYFYSNIENKVKKLDPGIYGLSNNFLNTDWPKVNRGKAGLTRIINESDNKIGAELMQLLQNSERAPDKELPSTGVPLEWEQLLSPLFIESETYGTRSSAVMLLSDNEIIMTEQIYSQGKTKDQEFRIKLN; encoded by the coding sequence ATGTGTCTAATTTTATTTGCTTATCATCAACATCCTAAATTTAAACTTATTGTTGGGGCGAATCGTGATGAATTTTACGATCGACCAACTACTCATGCTCATTTTTGGGAAGATCATCCTCAAATCCTTGCGGGTCGTGATTTATTAAAAATGGGCACATGGATGGGGATCACAAAGACAGGACGGTTTGCGGCGTTAACCAATTATCGTGACCCAGGTGAACTAACCGCAGGGAAACAATCACGAGGAAATTTAGTGGCAGATTTCTTGAAAGGAGAGACCGTAGCGGAGAATTATTTAGCAGAAGTAGCTAAGAAGCGGGATTTATTCGCTGGCTTTAACTTATTAACAGGAAGTAAGGATGAGCTCTACTTTTATTCTAATATTGAAAACAAAGTAAAGAAGCTAGATCCAGGTATTTATGGACTTAGTAATAACTTTTTAAATACTGATTGGCCAAAAGTAAACCGAGGAAAAGCTGGCTTAACTAGAATAATCAATGAGAGTGATAACAAAATTGGTGCAGAGCTTATGCAACTGCTTCAAAATAGCGAACGAGCTCCAGATAAAGAACTTCCAAGTACAGGAGTTCCTTTAGAATGGGAACAGCTTCTTTCACCATTATTTATTGAGAGTGAAACATATGGTACAAGAAGTTCAGCAGTAATGTTATTGTCAGACAATGAAATTATAATGACAGAGCAGATTTATTCGCAAGGTAAAACAAAGGACCAAGAATTTCGTATTAAGTTGAATTAG
- the brnQ gene encoding branched-chain amino acid transport system II carrier protein: MKMKETWLVGFMLFALFFGAGNLIYPPFLGMEAGTSFWMAISGFILTGVGLPILAIVAIAKVTGGAEGLANRVHPMFGFVFVTMVYLAIGPFFAIPRAATVAYEMGVRSFFQGSTMEALSLLFFTIVFFSIVYVVSLNPSKIVDRVGKWLTPALLLAIVALVIASFINLDAPALPVSEKYSSAPFFTGFLEGYLTMDTIAALAFGIIVITAFKENGINDKRQLVKHSLIAGLISGIGLTFVYVSLGWIGVKMASNGSYENGSQILSSASELLFGPSGKLLLGLIVLLACLTTSVGLTIACSQYFTKRATKISYKATVTIIVLFSFFVSNLGLNQIITMSVPVLVMVYPITIVLVALSFLHRFLKGSQNVYRGAVLLTGSVSLIEGLTMYGLDLNLLNLLIVQLPFASIGLAWVLPAIIGGGVGFLYDLKNSQL, encoded by the coding sequence ATGAAAATGAAAGAAACATGGTTAGTAGGCTTTATGTTATTTGCTTTATTTTTTGGAGCAGGAAATTTAATTTACCCGCCTTTCTTAGGAATGGAAGCAGGAACTTCATTTTGGATGGCAATAAGTGGCTTTATTCTAACTGGTGTAGGCTTACCAATTCTAGCAATTGTTGCGATTGCCAAAGTAACAGGTGGTGCTGAAGGACTGGCTAATCGAGTTCATCCAATGTTTGGATTTGTGTTTGTTACCATGGTTTACCTGGCAATAGGGCCATTTTTTGCAATCCCTCGTGCTGCAACAGTTGCTTATGAAATGGGAGTTAGATCATTTTTTCAAGGTAGTACAATGGAAGCGCTATCATTACTATTTTTTACAATTGTATTTTTTTCCATTGTTTACGTTGTTAGTTTAAATCCATCAAAAATAGTAGATCGTGTTGGTAAGTGGTTAACACCAGCATTATTACTAGCTATCGTTGCTTTAGTTATTGCGAGCTTTATTAATCTTGATGCACCTGCTTTACCTGTTTCAGAAAAATATAGTTCGGCACCATTCTTTACCGGTTTTCTTGAGGGCTATTTAACGATGGACACGATTGCAGCACTTGCATTTGGGATTATTGTCATTACTGCTTTTAAAGAAAATGGCATCAATGATAAGCGCCAACTTGTAAAACATTCGTTAATTGCTGGATTAATTTCAGGAATCGGTCTCACTTTTGTCTATGTTTCTCTCGGTTGGATAGGTGTGAAAATGGCCAGCAACGGTTCATATGAAAATGGTAGTCAAATTCTGTCGAGTGCATCAGAGCTACTTTTTGGACCAAGCGGTAAGCTATTATTAGGACTTATTGTTCTTCTCGCTTGTTTAACCACTTCTGTTGGATTAACGATTGCTTGTAGTCAATACTTTACGAAACGAGCAACGAAGATTAGCTATAAAGCTACCGTCACTATTATCGTATTATTTAGTTTTTTCGTATCGAATCTTGGTTTAAATCAAATTATTACGATGTCAGTACCTGTATTAGTAATGGTTTATCCGATTACAATCGTATTAGTAGCCCTTTCATTTTTACATCGCTTCCTTAAAGGCTCGCAAAATGTATATCGCGGTGCTGTATTACTGACAGGTTCTGTTAGTCTAATTGAGGGGTTAACAATGTATGGACTAGATCTTAATTTACTAAATCTACTAATAGTTCAACTACCGTTTGCTTCAATAGGCTTAGCATGGGTGCTTCCCGCTATTATCGGGGGGGGCGTTGGATTTTTATATGACTTGAAAAATAGTCAATTATAA